From the genome of Lotus japonicus ecotype B-129 chromosome 6, LjGifu_v1.2, one region includes:
- the LOC130725485 gene encoding secretory carrier-associated membrane protein 1-like, with amino-acid sequence MDFFSEMEPARNSGSVPLATSKLKPLPPEPYDRGATIDIPLDTTKDIKAKEKELQAREAELKRREQELKRKEDAIARGILIIEEKNWPPFFPIIHHEISKEIPLHLQRIQYVAFITWLVG; translated from the exons ATGGATTTCTTCTCAGAGATGGAGCCGGCTAGG AACTCAGGAAGTGTTCCCCTTGCAACCTCAAAGCTCAAACCCCTTCCTCCTGAGCCTTATGATCGCGGAGCAACTATTGACATTCCTCTTGATACCACAAAG GACATCAAGGCAAAGGAGAAAGAACTTCAAGCTAGAGAAGCTGAATTGAAAAGAAGGGAACAG GAGCTAAAACGAAAGGAAGATGCTATAGCCCGAGGTATTTTGA TTATAGAGGAAAAGAATTGGCCTCCTTTTTTCCCCATCATTCATCATgaaatttcaaaagaaataCCATTGCATCTTCAAAGGATCCAGTATGTTGCGTTTATAACATGGTTAG TGGGTTGA